The genomic region ATGGCGAAAGCCCGCACCCAGTTCATCTGCCAAAATTGCGGCACCGTCCATTCCCGCTGGGCGGGCAAGTGCGATGGCTGCGGCGAGTGGAACACGATCATCGAGGACGATCCGACCGCGGGCATCGGTGGCGGTCCGTCGCGCGCGCCGAAGAAGGGACGACCGGTCGCGCTCACCACGCTTTCCGGGGAAATCGAGGACGCGCCTCGTATCCAGACCGGGATATCCGAACTCGACCGCGTCACCGGCGGCGGCTTCGTGCGCGGCTCGGCATTGCTCGTCGGTGGCGATCCCGGCATTGGCAAGTCGACCGTGCTGATGCAGGCGGCAGCCGCCCTTTCGCGCCGCAAGCATCGCGTCATCTATGTCTCTGGCGAAGAGGCCATCGCCCAGGTGCGTCTGCGCGCCCAGCGGCTCGGGGCAGCCGACAGCGATGTGCTTCTTGCCGCAGAGACCAATGTCGAGGACATCCTGGCGACGCTTGCCGACGGCAAGCGCCCAGACCTCGTCATTATCGATTCGATCCAGACTCTCTGGAGCGACATCGTCGATTCTGCCCCCGGGACCGTGACCCAGGTACGAACCGGCGTCCAGGCGATGATCCGCTTCGCCAAGCAGACCGGCACGGCAGTCGTGCTCGTGGGCCATGTGACGAAGGAGGGCCAGATCGCCGGCCCGCGTGTCGTCGAGCACATGGTCGACGCCGTGCTCTATTTCGAAGGGGATCGCGGACATCACTACCGCATTCTCAGAACGG from Sinorhizobium garamanticum harbors:
- the radA gene encoding DNA repair protein RadA, encoding MAKARTQFICQNCGTVHSRWAGKCDGCGEWNTIIEDDPTAGIGGGPSRAPKKGRPVALTTLSGEIEDAPRIQTGISELDRVTGGGFVRGSALLVGGDPGIGKSTVLMQAAAALSRRKHRVIYVSGEEAIAQVRLRAQRLGAADSDVLLAAETNVEDILATLADGKRPDLVIIDSIQTLWSDIVDSAPGTVTQVRTGVQAMIRFAKQTGTAVVLVGHVTKEGQIAGPRVVEHMVDAVLYFEGDRGHHYRILRTVKNRFGPTDEIGVFEMSGKGLREVANPSELFLGERNEKSPGAAVFAGMEGTRPVLVEVQALVAPTSLGTPRRAVVGWDSARLSMILAVLEAHCGVRLGQHDVYLNIAGGYRISEPAADLAVASALVSSLAGLALPADCVYFGEVSLSGAIRPVAHTAQRLKEAEKLGFSQAVLPSASTELPKNGNGRWSEMESLPDLVARIAGSRSALRQAEGEDE